One segment of Panulirus ornatus isolate Po-2019 chromosome 33, ASM3632096v1, whole genome shotgun sequence DNA contains the following:
- the LOC139759488 gene encoding uncharacterized protein — protein sequence MSPQQHSSSSSSSSSSSSSMAKQVRYKGLFSPQAAPTTRAYCLLMSFLLGTLMLTAGSVFYHVILSKPMSGSRPMHTPPLPLALTLIVAGLLTLLACLTVAAKYGCDDGDESLEEDLYSITKDDVLDQEYRSTSDTNPKDPPV from the exons ATGtcaccacagcagcacagcagttcttccagcagtagcagtagcagcagcagcagtatggcCAAGCAGGTACGCTACAAGGGACTGTTCAGCCCCCAGGCAGCGCCCACCACTCGCGCCTACTGCCTGCTGATGAGCTTCCTGCTGGGGACGCTCATGCTGACGGCGGGCTCGGTCTTCTACCACGTCATCCTCAGCAAGCCCATGAGTGGCTCCCGCCCCATGCACACGCCGCCGCTGCCGCTCGCCCTCACCCTCATAGTGgccggcctcctcaccctcctcgccTGCCTCACCGTCGCTGCCAA GTACGGCTGTGACGACGGAGACGAGAGTTTGGAGGAGGACCTGTACTCCATCACCAAGGATGACGTCCTCGACCAGGAGTACAGAAGTACCAGCGACACCAACCCCAAGGATCCTCCCGTATGA